The window CGAGATGCTGACAAGTCGTCGCCGCGGCATGCCAGGGGCTGGGTGATTGATCAATAAAGGCGAGCAGTTCCTTGGCGAAATCTTGTGCGTTCATAAATACAGTCTTATACCCGTGCGTTTGGTGGACATGCTAAAAAGCCCAAACGATAAACGCAAGCCAGATCGTGTAGAATTTATTTTTCTTGTGGCGCTTCTTGAGACACTAATGATGGATTTGCCAAAACTGGTTTTAAAGAAAAACGAAGAACGTCGCCTGAGGGCTGGCCATCTCTGGATATTCTCGAACGAAGTGGATAGTCAGAAAACGGATCTGAAAAGCATTGAACCGGGCGCCTTGGTGACGGTGATGGATTGGCGCGGTAAGGCGCTAGGGCTCGCTTTCTTTAGTCGTGGTTCATTGATTTGTGCACGACTCTTAACACGTGATTTGAACATACGCATCGATCGGTCTTGGTTTGCGAAGCGTATTGCGCGCGCCCTTTCCCTACGTGAACAACTTTTTGACAAACCGTATTACAGACTCGTCTATGCCGAATCGGATGGCTTACCTGGCTTGGTGATTGACCGATTTGGTGACGTTTGCGTCGTGCAGAGCAATACACAGGGGATGGATAAAGCGCTGAACATGATCGTTGGCGCTCTGGAAATGGTGATTTCACCGAGGACCATAGTGATTCGGAACGACAGTAAGGCGCGGGATTATGAACAGCTGCCTGACGTTGTGATGCAATTTGGTCAACCGGTCGAAGATAAGGTGCTCATTGAGGAAAACGGTGTGAAGTTTTTTGTCGATCCGCTCAAAGGACAAAAGACAGGGTGGTTTTTTGACCATCGGGAAAACCGAGAATGGGTGTCTCGCTACGCAAAGGGGCGGCGTGTGTTAGACCTATTTTCTTATACCGGTTCTTTCAGCGTTCAGGCAGCGGTCGGTGGCGCGGCAGAGGTGCTCGCGATAGATGCCTCGCGCGAGGCGCTCGACTATTTGCTCGAAAACGCTTCCCTCAATCGCGCGGCAGATCGTGTACAGATACAACATGGTGATGCGTTTAAGACATTGAAAGCATTGATAAGTGCCGGTGAGTCGTTTGATGTCATTGTGGTGGACCCACCGGCCTTCGTGCCACGAAAAAAAGATTTGAAGGTTGGGATGGAAGCGTACCAGCGACTCAATCAGTTAGCCGTACAATTGTTGAAGCCTGGCGGTTTGATATTATCTGCCAGTTGTTCGATGCACCTTTCAGGTGATTCTCTGCAAAATATCATTCGCAAAGCCTTACTTAGAACTGGTCGAACCGGCCAGATTATTCGTCAGGCGACACAAGCGCCAGATCATCCGATACATCCTGCAATTCCAGAAAGTCGGTACTTGAAAGGTTACGGTTTTCGTGTACTGAACAATGAGTGAGCGTGGCAGAATGTCCACAATCGAGATTGTGTGAAGGGTGGATTTATGGTATAAACCGCGCCGCAGTTGTGCGCTTTTGACGCATGATGCAAACAGAAATCTCACACCATTCGACACATACGCCGGGGTGCCCAAGTGGGTCGGCATATGGGGATGGTGGAGGCGTAACCCCAATAGGAGAAAACATTATGTCGAAAGTCACGATGCGTGAATTGTTACAGGCGGGTGTTCACTTCGGTCACCGGACCCGCTTCTGGAACCCGAAAATGAAGCCATACATTTTCGGTGCGCGAAACAATATCCATATCATCAATCTCGAGCATACGCTGCCAATGTTTCAGGAAGCGCTGAACTATCTTGGCTCTGTGGCAGCGCGAGGTGGTAAAATTTTGTTCGTCGGCACCAAAAGAGCTGCGAGCAAGATTGTGGCAGAAGAAGCTAAGCGCTGTGGTCAGTACTTCGTTGACCACCGTTGGCTCGGCGGCACTTTGACCAATTACAAGACGATTCGTCAGTCCATCAAACGCTTGAAAGACCTTGAAAAACAGTCAGAAGACGGGACTTTTGATCGTCTGACGAAAAAAGAAGCCCTGTTGAAGCGGCGCGAGATGGAAAAGCTCGAGCGTTCGCTCGGTGGGATTAAAGACATGAATGGTTTGCCGGATGTTCTCTTTGTGATTGACGTGAATCACGAAGACATTGCGGTCAAAGAAGCCAATAAGCTGGGCATCCCAGTCATCGGTATCGTTGATACGAATTCCTCTCCGGATGGCATCGACTACGTGGTTCCCGGTAACGATGACGCGATTCGCGCCATTCGGCTTTATATGAAACACGCCGCGGACACCATCCTCGAAGCGAAGACTGCAGCAGGTGGTGCCGAGGTTGAGGAAGAATTTGTGGAAGAAACCGAAACGGCTTCCGTTGAAAACGAAGAAACGGATAGCGAATAAGGCGTGTCGGAAAGGGGGCAAGGCCCCCTTTTTTGGATTCAATTTTCAAACATAGCAACTGAATGAACGTGGAGAGATGACATGGCGGTAACAGCGGCAATGGTGAAAGAACTGCGTGAGCGTACCGGCGCAGGTATGATGGAATGCAAAAAAGCCTTGGTTGAGGCGAATGGCGATATTGAACTGGCCATTGAAAACATGCGTAAATCAGGTCAGGCAAAAGCGGCAAAGAAAGCGGGAAGAATTGCTGCAGAGGGCATTATCTTAACGCGCCAAAATGGCTCGGTCGGTGTGATTGTTGAAATCAACTGCGAAACTGACTTTGTCGCGCGCGATGAAAACTTTCTCAATTTTGCCAATGAAGTCGCTGATCTCGCACTCAACAATGAGGTCGATTCACTTGAGCAGTTACTCAATGCGACAATGGCATCGGGTGAGACTGTGTCTGCAGCGCGTGAAGCTTTGGTCGCCAAGATCGGAGAAAATATTCAGGTACGGCGTGTTGAGAAATTAACAGGTGGTGCACTGGCCGATTATCTGCACGGCACACGTATTGGTGTCCTCGTTGCGTTTGAAGGTGAGGTGGATGCTGATTTGGCGAAGGATATTGCGATGCACATTGCCGCGAGCGCACCACAGGTCGTGTCTGCTGATGACGTTCCGGCCGAAATGTTAGAAAAGGAACGGGAAATTTTCACCGCGCAGGCAAAAGACTCCGGCAAGCCAGAAGAAATTATTGCGAAAATGGTAGAAGGTCGCCTGCGTAAATTTGTCAATGAAGTCAGCCTTGAAGGTCAGCCGTTTGTTAAGAATCCTGACGTGACGGTTGGTAAGCTATTGAAGGAAAAGGGTGTCAAGGTGATTGGCTTCAAGCGTTACGAAGTTGGCGAAGGTATCGAAAAGAAACAGGAAAACTTCGCTGAAGAGGTTATGGCGCAACTTAAGGGCTAATTTATGCACAACCATGCGACACCACTCTATCGACGGATTTTATTAAAGCTCAGTGGCGAAGCTTTGATGGGCAATGAGCCGTTTGGTATTGATCCGAAAGTACTGGATCGGCTTGCCAATGACATCCGGACGGTGGTTCGCATGGGCGTGCAGGTTGGTGTTGTCATCGGCGGGGGTAATCTGTTTCGAGGACAAAAACTTGCCGATGCAGGGATGGATCGTGTGGCCGGCGACCATATGGGAATGCTGGCCACTGTGATGAATTCGCTCGCCATGCAGGATGCGCTTGAACGTGCAGGGCAGCCAACGCGTGTGATGTCGGCCGTGTCACTGACAGGGGTCTGTGATGATTATGACCGACGTTATGCTGTCCGTCACTTAGAGCAGGGGTGTGTTGTGATTTTATGTGCAGGGACAGGGAATCCCTTTTTTACGACAGATACGGCGGCGACTTTGCGTGGAATCGAAATTGGTGCCGATGTTATCTTGAAGGCGACCAATGTCGATGGCGTCTATTCAAATGATCCCAAAAAATATCCTGAAGCCACGCGATACGAGCGTTTGAGCTATTCGGAAGCATTGGAGCGTGAACTTAAGGTCATGGATTTGACGGCGTTTTGTTTGGCGCGAGACCACGGCAAGGTCATCCGGGTCTTCGACATTCATCGATCTTCTGCGCTGGTTGAAGTTGTGACCAGTGAGGACATTGGAACAGTTATTCAGTAGAATGACAGGAATTCAGGCTTGGAGTGGAACTCATGATTGATGAGATTTTGAAAGACGCACGAGTCCGGATGGGCAAGTCATTGGACTCACTGAAGCACGATATGGCGAAAATTAGAACTGGGCGTGCCCACCCGAGCTTGCTCGAACATATCACCGTCTCCTACTATGGTGTGGAAACGCCACTGAATCAGGTCGCTAATGTGGCGGTTGAAGATGCACGCACTTTGACCATTACACCATGGGAAAAAAACATGGTGCAGCCAATTGAAAAAGCGATCATGAATAGTGATCTGGGGCTCAATCCCAGCAGTGCTGGCACCGTGATTCGTGTGCCGTTGCCACCACTCACGGAAGAGCGCCGGCGGGATTTGACCAGAATTGTCCGGCAAGAGGCAGAGCAAGGCAAAGTGGCTATCCGAAACATCCGGCGGGATGCCATCAGTCAGATTAAGGAACTTGTCAAGGAAAAGGAGATCTCGGAAGACGAAGCGCATCGTGCAGAAGAGCAGATTCAAAAAATCACGGATGAATTTATTAACAAGGTCGATGCGGTTTTGAAAGATAAAGAAGAAGAACTGATGGCGGTGTAGTGGCATCTCGCAAAGCGCTGTCAGGGTAGTTCAGCCCCTGATGGCGTTTTTTATTAATGGAGGCAGGTGTTGAGCAAACAAATTGGCCAGACAAACAAACTGCCCCGTCATGTTGCCGTCATCATGGATGGTAATGGGCGCTGGGCTCAGGCACGTGGCAAAAAGCGTATTTTTGGGCATCAAAAAGGGGTGGAGCGCGTGCGAGAGGCCGTTGAGAGCTGTCAGCGTCTTGGGATTGAAGCCTTAACGCTGTTCGCTTTCTCAAGTGAGAATTGGCGGCGTCCGCCAGAAGAAGTCAGTTTTCTTATGCAGCTATTTCTGAAAGCTTTGACCAAGGAACTCAACGCCCTTCACAAAAATAATGTCCGTATTCGGTTTATTGGGGACAGATCGCCTTTCTCTGACTCGCTCAAGCAGGTCATGCACGACGCTGAACACAAAACGAAAGGTAATACCGGTATTCAATTGACCGTGGCCGTGAACTACGGGGGACAGTGGGACATCGTCAATGCCGCCAAACAGCTCGCCCAAGAGGTTGCAAGCAAACATATCCAAGTGGATGAAATCGATAGGGAACATTTCGCGAGCAAG is drawn from Gammaproteobacteria bacterium and contains these coding sequences:
- a CDS encoding class I SAM-dependent rRNA methyltransferase, with protein sequence MMDLPKLVLKKNEERRLRAGHLWIFSNEVDSQKTDLKSIEPGALVTVMDWRGKALGLAFFSRGSLICARLLTRDLNIRIDRSWFAKRIARALSLREQLFDKPYYRLVYAESDGLPGLVIDRFGDVCVVQSNTQGMDKALNMIVGALEMVISPRTIVIRNDSKARDYEQLPDVVMQFGQPVEDKVLIEENGVKFFVDPLKGQKTGWFFDHRENREWVSRYAKGRRVLDLFSYTGSFSVQAAVGGAAEVLAIDASREALDYLLENASLNRAADRVQIQHGDAFKTLKALISAGESFDVIVVDPPAFVPRKKDLKVGMEAYQRLNQLAVQLLKPGGLILSASCSMHLSGDSLQNIIRKALLRTGRTGQIIRQATQAPDHPIHPAIPESRYLKGYGFRVLNNE
- the rpsB gene encoding 30S ribosomal protein S2, producing the protein MSKVTMRELLQAGVHFGHRTRFWNPKMKPYIFGARNNIHIINLEHTLPMFQEALNYLGSVAARGGKILFVGTKRAASKIVAEEAKRCGQYFVDHRWLGGTLTNYKTIRQSIKRLKDLEKQSEDGTFDRLTKKEALLKRREMEKLERSLGGIKDMNGLPDVLFVIDVNHEDIAVKEANKLGIPVIGIVDTNSSPDGIDYVVPGNDDAIRAIRLYMKHAADTILEAKTAAGGAEVEEEFVEETETASVENEETDSE
- a CDS encoding elongation factor Ts, with product MAVTAAMVKELRERTGAGMMECKKALVEANGDIELAIENMRKSGQAKAAKKAGRIAAEGIILTRQNGSVGVIVEINCETDFVARDENFLNFANEVADLALNNEVDSLEQLLNATMASGETVSAAREALVAKIGENIQVRRVEKLTGGALADYLHGTRIGVLVAFEGEVDADLAKDIAMHIAASAPQVVSADDVPAEMLEKEREIFTAQAKDSGKPEEIIAKMVEGRLRKFVNEVSLEGQPFVKNPDVTVGKLLKEKGVKVIGFKRYEVGEGIEKKQENFAEEVMAQLKG
- a CDS encoding UMP kinase encodes the protein MHNHATPLYRRILLKLSGEALMGNEPFGIDPKVLDRLANDIRTVVRMGVQVGVVIGGGNLFRGQKLADAGMDRVAGDHMGMLATVMNSLAMQDALERAGQPTRVMSAVSLTGVCDDYDRRYAVRHLEQGCVVILCAGTGNPFFTTDTAATLRGIEIGADVILKATNVDGVYSNDPKKYPEATRYERLSYSEALERELKVMDLTAFCLARDHGKVIRVFDIHRSSALVEVVTSEDIGTVIQ
- a CDS encoding ribosome recycling factor → MIDEILKDARVRMGKSLDSLKHDMAKIRTGRAHPSLLEHITVSYYGVETPLNQVANVAVEDARTLTITPWEKNMVQPIEKAIMNSDLGLNPSSAGTVIRVPLPPLTEERRRDLTRIVRQEAEQGKVAIRNIRRDAISQIKELVKEKEISEDEAHRAEEQIQKITDEFINKVDAVLKDKEEELMAV
- the uppS gene encoding di-trans,poly-cis-decaprenylcistransferase, giving the protein MDGNGRWAQARGKKRIFGHQKGVERVREAVESCQRLGIEALTLFAFSSENWRRPPEEVSFLMQLFLKALTKELNALHKNNVRIRFIGDRSPFSDSLKQVMHDAEHKTKGNTGIQLTVAVNYGGQWDIVNAAKQLAQEVASKHIQVDEIDREHFASKLSTYGLPAVDLLIRTGGEQRISNFLLWDSAYAELYFTSTLWPDFDAEAWRQALDDYARRERRFGGLSSTMKFS